Genomic window (Pseudomonas sp. L5B5):
ATGTCCAGGGCCCGGGCCGCGCGTACGGCCGCCTCGGCCAACTGCGGATGGAGGATGCCGGTAACGTCTTCCAGGGTGCCACCGGTGTGCAGGTTGGCAGTACGCCGCACGCACAGCAGTTCGCCCGGCTCCAGCACGCTGTTGTAGTCGTAGCCGGCGGCGTGCAGGGTGCGCTGGGTCTCGTGGTCCAGTGGTATGCGGCTCTCGCCACCGGTGGCGGCCTGGCGTCGGCGGCTGCGGGCCTCGATCAGCGCACCGATGGAGTGCTGGCCATCGCCGATGATCTGGGCGGGGCGTCGGATGGCCGCGGCCACCACCTCGAAACCGATGACCAGAATCCGCAGGTCCAGGCCTTCGTGGAAACTTTCAAGCAGCACCCGGCTGTCGAACTTGCGGGCGTGCTCGATGGCCTGTTGCACGTCTTCGATACTGCGCAGGTCTACGGCTACCCCGTGGCCCTGTTCACCGTCCAGGGGCTTGACCACCACACGCTGGTGCTCGTCGAGAAACTCCAGGTTGTCGTCGGCATTGCCTGCCAGGCGCTGGGCCGGCAGGTTCAGGCCGGCGCCCTTGAGCACCTTGTGGGTCAGGCTCTTGTCCTGGCACAGGGTCATGCTGATGGCGCTGGTCAGGTCACTCAGGGATTCGCGGCAACGCACTCGGCGCCCGCCGTGGCTGAGGGTGAACAGCCCGGCGTCGGCATCATCGACTTGCACGTCGATGCCCCGGCGATGGGCTTCCTCGACGATGATCCGGGCGTAGGGGTTGAATTCCGCCTGGGGCCCGGGGCCAAGAAACAGTGGCTGGTTGATGCCGTTCTTGCGCTTGATGGCGAAGGTCGAGAGGGTGCGAAATCCCAGCTTGGCGTAGAGGTTCTTGGCCTGGCGGTTGTCATGCAGCACCGACAGGTCGAGGTAGCTCAGGCCGCGGCTCATGAAGTGTTCGATGAGGTGGCGCACCAGTACCTCGCCGACGCCCGGCCGGCTGCAGTCGGGGTCCACCGCCAGGCACCAGAGGCTGCTGCCGTGTTCCGGATCCTGGTAGGCCTTGTGGTGATTGAGGCCCATGACGCTGCCGATCACCGCGCCACTGTCTTCGTCCTCGGCCAGCCAGTAGACCGGCCCGCCCTGGTGGCGCG
Coding sequences:
- the ngg gene encoding N-acetylglutaminylglutamine synthetase codes for the protein MKAHATAYSQRLLRGQAPSYERLQARFAEDGSEPGREPIAVHCGWGRLLIGHTFPDPASLAEELLNERPGERDIALYVAAPQQVLGLEPAQLFLDPSDTLRLWFSDYRQATRVFRGFRIRRAQSEADWHAINQLYLARGMLPIDPQLLTPRHQGGPVYWLAEDEDSGAVIGSVMGLNHHKAYQDPEHGSSLWCLAVDPDCSRPGVGEVLVRHLIEHFMSRGLSYLDLSVLHDNRQAKNLYAKLGFRTLSTFAIKRKNGINQPLFLGPGPQAEFNPYARIIVEEAHRRGIDVQVDDADAGLFTLSHGGRRVRCRESLSDLTSAISMTLCQDKSLTHKVLKGAGLNLPAQRLAGNADDNLEFLDEHQRVVVKPLDGEQGHGVAVDLRSIEDVQQAIEHARKFDSRVLLESFHEGLDLRILVIGFEVVAAAIRRPAQIIGDGQHSIGALIEARSRRRQAATGGESRIPLDHETQRTLHAAGYDYNSVLEPGELLCVRRTANLHTGGTLEDVTGILHPQLAEAAVRAARALDIPMVGLDLLVPAADQPEYVFIEANERAGLANHEPQPTAERFVDLLFPLSQPTP